The region TCGATCTCCTCGTCCGAGATGGCAGGGAATCCCAGCTCGTCGTAAACCGCCTGAAGGGCTCTAGCAGCCTTGTTGCGACAGGCCACGACCTCGTCCTCCGTTACGGGGTTGAGACCTCCGTCGACACGGAAATCCCTCTGAAGGGTGAGATAGTCGTCGACGTCCTCGATATCCCAGTTGGATCCGGCGAACATGTTGTCCTTGTTGGGAACGCCCGAATACCCCGAGAAGATGAAATCCGCACCGGAGAACATCTGAGGAATTGTTCTAGCGGTACGACGCATGTCCGAATGGGAGAAGGTCTGGTCGTTTCCGGAAGCGACCTCGAGACCGTATATCATGGTTATGAGATTCTCTCCCGCCACGGCCCTGAGACCGCTGGGGACGGCTCCGGGAACCCCGATACAGGATATCGATCCGTTCTGAAGTCCCTGAACGCCGGCACCCTTGGTGACCATGATGCACCGGGCCTCCAGATACAGCATGCTCCGTCCCTCTGCCGCGCCCATCTGAACCTCGCTGCCGGTTCCGCTGGTAAAACGCATCTTTATTCCTCGACTGGCGTAGGCGGAGGCCAGGAAGGCCTTGGACCAGGGGGTATCGTCTCCGTCCACGAAGACGCTCTCCGTGCCGTAAACCGAGACGGTCTCGGCATAGCTGGTCAGTCCCTGCATTCCGATCTGGAGCTCGAAGGCCTCTTCCAGAGCGTCCTGGGTGAGAACGCCGGGACGTCCTGTCTGGGATCCGACCAGAAGGGAAATGGCGTTGAGAGCCGCATAGCGTGCTACCGCCACGGTGGTCTCCTCCTCCATGAACCCTCTCAGGGCTCCCTCCGCCGCATCGGCACAGAGCATAATGGGGTTGTCCGTGGCGCTGGTGATATGGGCCTGGTTGCCCGGAGTCTGACGGGCCCTCATCTTCTGCATGGCCATCATTATCTCGACGATGTTCATCTGGCCGATAACGTCGGCCATCTTCGCAGGGGTAAGCCCTGAGAAAAGCCTGCGGACCTCCTTGGTCGGGACCGATATATCCACCAACATCCTGGCCAGCTCCAGAGAGGACTTGGACATGGCCTCCTGAGCGACGGACCGATCTATGCAATAGTCCGCCACGAACTGCTCTATCATGTCGAATTCCTTACGGGGACGTCCGTCCATCTCGACTATCAGACCGTCTCTTACCACCACAGAGGGCTTGGGGTCGTTGGGACTGTCCATGGCTATGAGGCCGACGTCCACCCACTCTCCGATGAATCCGTCCTGGTGAACCGGGCGATTCTCCAGGATCTCGAATCTCTTGCTTCTTTTATCTGCCATCGCTGTCACCTCCGTCGCTAAAGACCGACATCAAATGTAGGGAGTGGTGTCGGTCGCAGGTGCCTCTCCGAAAACCCCGAGAAGTTTCTGTCCCATCTCTCTGGCGGCGATTATCGCCTGACGGACGGCACCGGAGTCCCCGGTGAATGCGATGATGCACTCGTTGGTCCAGCAGGTGCCCTGGCCGGGAGAACTGTAGGCCAGAAGCTCGACCTCGGCGGCCTTGAGAGCGGTGTCGCTCATCACGAAGCCGATTCCGGCAGGAGCTCCTACTATGAGACCAAAGGCCCTTCCGACAGGGGCTCCGAACGCCTTGTTGAGAGCGTCGCTGGCCCTGGCGGTATACTGAAACTCGAGGTGACCGGCCGCACATCCGTAGACGTCGCCGAAGGTGCGATCCAGGTCTTTCAGGGCGACCTCGACGGCCCTACGGGCGTCCGATACGTCCTCCGCCCCGAAAAGGATCAGGCATCCGTGTCCGGCGCCCCCCTCGGTGTCCCTGCATAGCTCGAGGGCGACGATCTCGGTGTTGGTGGCCTTTACGGCCTCGTCGGCCGCCATTATCTGAGGTCCGGCCCCGATGCGGTCGGAGATGATTCCGATAGACCTGTACTTGGGATCGATCCCGAGTTTTTCATGAAGGGAGCTCTCGACGTTTGCGATAACCAGACCGATGGTGTGCCCTCTTGCAAGACCGACGAACTCGGTGACCCCCACGGAGGGAGAGCAGAACGAACCGCAACTCTCCTCGACTGCCTTGCTCTCCTGAGCGGGAGCGGCGGCAGGAGCGGCACCCTCTCCAAGCCTTTTCATAACCTCGTCCATAACCTTCTTCATTACGTCCTGTTCCATCCCTTTGCTCCTCCTATCAGTCAGTTATCGCTAGCCCTCTATCTTGGGCAGGATCCTCTCGGTATCCGAATGAGGCCTGGGGATCACGTGAACGGATACGACCTCTCCGACCCGCTTGGCCGCCGCGGCTCCGGCGTCGACGGCAGCCTTGACGGCCCCTACATCGCCTCTCACCATCACGGTCACGTAGCCCGACCCTATCTTTTCGTATCCGGCGAGACGAACGTTAGCCGCCTTGACCATGGCATCGGCAGCCTCTATAACGCCTACCAATCCTCTGGTCTCGACCATACCCAACGCTTCTGCATTCATTCCGATGACACCTCCTGTTTTAGCTTTCCGTCCTCTAAGAGGTCGGTCGATACCTTTCCATCGTGGACTTCAAAAACTCTATCCCCTCCCCTGTTACGGAGGAGATGACGCAGCTTTCCCTCACGCCGCTTCGACAAAGCGATTTCTTAGCCTTTTCGATCTGCTCCGAAGACGCCAGATCGGACTTGGTAACGACTCCCAAGACAGGAGCGCATATCACGCTCGAGAACGTCGGAGGAGGGGGACAATTTCTGGTGGGATCCACCAAAAGCAGCACGACCGATGCCTTGGAGGATGTGGATATCAGGGAGTTGTAGTGAAGAGGGATATCCAGAAACTCGCCTGGCGTGTCCACGAAATCGCCGCAAAAATCGATGGACTCGGTCTTTACAGTCCTAACAGCCCTATCGGAAAGGACCCCTAAAAGGGTGGACTTGCCGGAATCGACGGAACCGATGACCATGACCCGCCATGGTCGACTCATGTCCTCGTGACCTCGGCGGGAGTGAATCCCAAGGAGTCCCTGAGAACCGACACGGCGCTGGATAGAGCACTCTCGACCGCCGATATCTCACCGGAAATCATCACGCAACCGGTGAACCTGTCCACGAACTCGACCTCGACGACCGCCGCTTTCGACGCGACATCGGCCGCTATGATGGAGCCCTCCCCGGGAGTTATGGTCATCAACCCCAGGGCTCCTCCTCTGTCGACTCCTATGCGATCGCAGAGGTTGGACCTGGGATTTCTGACCACGTGGGCCAAAGTGATCTGCTTTCCCGGCACAAACTCCTGAATGGAACGGGGTAACTTGCCCGATTCGGACACTGGGCATCCTCCTTCCTGAACACTCGCTGAAACTAATCTTCTACACGATGCTATATGAGGGAGAAGTTGAAAGCATTCATAGAGAGAGCGGACTTTTTGACCGATAGAGCCACGAGATGAAGCTGAACGAGGGATGAGGGGGACTTCGTCTCTCTGAAGCGACGACAAGTAATCAAAAAAACGAAAGCGCCGCCTCTGAGGGCGACGCTTTCGCAGATCGTTTGCTTTTCAGTTTTTTTTCCTGTAATCGCTAGGGCTACACCCGGTCGATTGCTTAAAGATTGTGCTGAAATAGGCGATGTTGCCGTACCCCACCGAGATAGCCACGTCTCTGACGGAGACTCCGTCGGACAAGAGGGCCTTGGCTCGATCCATCCTCACCGATTTCACCTTGTCGACGAAACGATCCCCAAGAACCCGTCTGAAGGTCCTGCTCAGATAGCTGGGACTGACGTGTACTGCGTCGGCCACCCTCTCA is a window of Dethiosulfovibrio faecalis DNA encoding:
- a CDS encoding BMC domain-containing protein — its product is MSESGKLPRSIQEFVPGKQITLAHVVRNPRSNLCDRIGVDRGGALGLMTITPGEGSIIAADVASKAAVVEVEFVDRFTGCVMISGEISAVESALSSAVSVLRDSLGFTPAEVTRT
- a CDS encoding BMC domain-containing protein, with translation MNAEALGMVETRGLVGVIEAADAMVKAANVRLAGYEKIGSGYVTVMVRGDVGAVKAAVDAGAAAAKRVGEVVSVHVIPRPHSDTERILPKIEG
- a CDS encoding propanediol/glycerol family dehydratase large subunit, giving the protein MADKRSKRFEILENRPVHQDGFIGEWVDVGLIAMDSPNDPKPSVVVRDGLIVEMDGRPRKEFDMIEQFVADYCIDRSVAQEAMSKSSLELARMLVDISVPTKEVRRLFSGLTPAKMADVIGQMNIVEIMMAMQKMRARQTPGNQAHITSATDNPIMLCADAAEGALRGFMEEETTVAVARYAALNAISLLVGSQTGRPGVLTQDALEEAFELQIGMQGLTSYAETVSVYGTESVFVDGDDTPWSKAFLASAYASRGIKMRFTSGTGSEVQMGAAEGRSMLYLEARCIMVTKGAGVQGLQNGSISCIGVPGAVPSGLRAVAGENLITMIYGLEVASGNDQTFSHSDMRRTARTIPQMFSGADFIFSGYSGVPNKDNMFAGSNWDIEDVDDYLTLQRDFRVDGGLNPVTEDEVVACRNKAARALQAVYDELGFPAISDEEIEAATYGHSSSDMPPRNIPEDLKAAERVMTEMINGIDIIKALSKRGFREEAEALVRMMKQHVSGDYLQTSAWVDREGGVWSAVNDPNSYQGPGTGYSMSEERWNQLKNVPWAIRAEDV
- a CDS encoding EutP/PduV family microcompartment system protein, with translation MSRPWRVMVIGSVDSGKSTLLGVLSDRAVRTVKTESIDFCGDFVDTPGEFLDIPLHYNSLISTSSKASVVLLLVDPTRNCPPPPTFSSVICAPVLGVVTKSDLASSEQIEKAKKSLCRSGVRESCVISSVTGEGIEFLKSTMERYRPTS
- the pduB gene encoding propanediol utilization microcompartment protein PduB; this encodes MEQDVMKKVMDEVMKRLGEGAAPAAAPAQESKAVEESCGSFCSPSVGVTEFVGLARGHTIGLVIANVESSLHEKLGIDPKYRSIGIISDRIGAGPQIMAADEAVKATNTEIVALELCRDTEGGAGHGCLILFGAEDVSDARRAVEVALKDLDRTFGDVYGCAAGHLEFQYTARASDALNKAFGAPVGRAFGLIVGAPAGIGFVMSDTALKAAEVELLAYSSPGQGTCWTNECIIAFTGDSGAVRQAIIAAREMGQKLLGVFGEAPATDTTPYI